In the Cylindrospermopsis raciborskii Cr2010 genome, CAAGTTAGCAGGGTTCATACTCTTGGTAGTATAACCCCCGGGGGCTTCAGGATTAGGTGTCATTAACAAAGGTTCATATACGGGTTTGTATTCCGGATATTGACCACCATTGACCACTAAAATCTCTTTGGTAGGTAGAATTACTGCTTCTAAATTGGCTCTAGGTTTGTCAAGAAAGTGATTGACTATTTCCCATTTGCCATTTTTCTCTCCACTCTTGTCCGGAGATACCCAGCGTTGCAAGCTATCAGCAACTCTAGAACCAGCAGGAAATCCTTTTGTGTTTCCCCCTCTACCAAAGTTAATATCGTTTGTGCCGATAATTCCGCCTAGTAAGAGCACATCTTCGCTATTGGGAACCTGTATAGCAGTTCCATAGGCTTTAGATGTTTCAGCTTTTTCTGGACCTATTTCAAAACTGACTGCGAAACTCCCATCAGCATTTTCTTTGATAGACATCAAATAGGTTTTTTTGCTGGACTGGGAGACTAAAACTCCGCCAATACCACCATCATCTCCAGTAATTAGTAGTCTACCATCTTTGGTAGGAAATACTCTAGGATAAAGGTCTATCGTGTCGTAGCTATCAACATCCTTGAGTTTAGTGTTGAAGGGACTGTTTTTAATTCTTGTCAGGTCAACATAGGAAAATTTCTGGGTTTTGGGATCGTAGATTTCCAAACTAGGGTTAATCTGGTTAGGAGCATCTAGCTTCAGACCGGAGAAAATCACCACCTTACCATCAGCTAAGGGAATTAAACTGGGATACCATCTTCCTTGTTTTAATTGACCTACAGTAGACCATTTATCAGTCTTCCAGTCATATATATTTACTTGTCTAGAACCGGTAAATGCTCCCCCTGGATAATAGCGTCCAGTACCACCAATAAATAGAACATTACCATCTGCTAATTGTAAATGACCAGAGCAGAATAAATCATTACTCTCACCAAATTGCATAGCAGGCGGAGTGGAAATACGCTTAAATTTTCCACTAACTGGATCAAACAAACTAGTATTGTCAACTATCTTATTGTCTGTGACATCTACTCCCTCAATAAACTTGTTATTGCCATTTTCATCTTTGGTTAGAGTAGTACGAAAGCTACTTCCATTCAAGGTTAATACCTTACCATTGGGGAGAACGATGGTATGAATAGACTGCATCCGGTTTTCTGGTGGTGCAAGAGGAATAATTTCCCATGCTCCCATTTCTTTTTCGGATCCAACTGCTGGTAATGCTATTGTTTCCTCAACCCCACATAGGATGAGGGACAAAGCCAGGAAAAAAGTCAGAAAAACTGATAGAATGTTAACCGACCTGTTATTTTTCAATACCATTATTTTTGACTACTTGGATTGTATTTTGCTCAATTGTTTTTGGGTAATTTCAATGGCTGATTTTGCAATTTGATAGGCGCTCGGGTAAGCATTTGCACTGTCTTCACCAGGAATCCAAAACTTACGTCTAGTGAGTCGGAGCAACTCCTGAAATTCAGGAATGGCATTAAAAACTTCAATGGAAAAAGGTCCTTTGTAGACCGGTACAATTGGTTCTAAAAATGATTGCCAGGGGATCCAACTAGTGTGCACAGCACCCCTGTCTGGAGGAGATATTTGGATATAATGGAGTCTTCCTTCACGAGCTAGGTGTTCTACTTGAGTTTTAAATATTTCTGGCCCATCCCCGTCTAAAATTTCATGGGCACTATCAATAACTACTCCTACCTGTTTACTTTGTACTCCTCCCAAAAACTGAATTAATTGAGATAGTTTATTCGGTGCTGGCGTTTCCCAGTGGGTAATTGGTTCAATGGCTAATTTAACTTTCTTCGTTTCCGCGTACTTACCTAACTCATTTAGGATTGGTCGGGCGTTGTCATAACGGTTTTTTAGCTGTTCTTGTAGTTCATCACTCCAAAAATACTCTTTTTTAGGTTCTTTTCCACTAGATGGTTTTTCAGGAAAAGCAGCGTAGGGAACAATAATTGGACCCATCATGATTTCACCACCCAATGCTTGGGTAATATCAACCCTTGATTTCAAGTATTCTAATGCTTTTCTTTGTGTTTCTGGGTTTGATGAACTGGGATCTGCTGTGGGAGTAACTCCAACATTAGTACTAATTTTAATGTGACTTAATCCCTGTTGATCTAAATGACGGCGCAAGTTGGTATAGTTAACTAAGTCTTCTGCGTATTTTGCTGATACATGTTCTGTCTCATTTGGTGCAGCAATGGGAAACTCA is a window encoding:
- a CDS encoding galactose oxidase early set domain-containing protein, which gives rise to MVLKNNRSVNILSVFLTFFLALSLILCGVEETIALPAVGSEKEMGAWEIIPLAPPENRMQSIHTIVLPNGKVLTLNGSSFRTTLTKDENGNNKFIEGVDVTDNKIVDNTSLFDPVSGKFKRISTPPAMQFGESNDLFCSGHLQLADGNVLFIGGTGRYYPGGAFTGSRQVNIYDWKTDKWSTVGQLKQGRWYPSLIPLADGKVVIFSGLKLDAPNQINPSLEIYDPKTQKFSYVDLTRIKNSPFNTKLKDVDSYDTIDLYPRVFPTKDGRLLITGDDGGIGGVLVSQSSKKTYLMSIKENADGSFAVSFEIGPEKAETSKAYGTAIQVPNSEDVLLLGGIIGTNDINFGRGGNTKGFPAGSRVADSLQRWVSPDKSGEKNGKWEIVNHFLDKPRANLEAVILPTKEILVVNGGQYPEYKPVYEPLLMTPNPEAPGGYTTKSMNPANLPRLYHNGAVLLPDARVLVIGGNANRASLEKDGTVHVNAVRDPQTYYKFPELKDKSGQKKEFTVDEYYKSPQSYFLEGDSEPFVPAEIWQAEIFSPPYLFKSGPRPEILDAPTTVVYGKPGVLFVKNASATGSVVLVKLGAVTHSFDYGQKLAELWNVRLITTAKDSSSPSNIVFRAPENANLYPPGYYMIFYLNDVGKPSMAKMVKLEAAS
- a CDS encoding sugar phosphate isomerase/epimerase family protein; this translates as MSGKEIYFSFFMFTSNVKPHDEQYRETVVRHIKELASYGYTGFEFPIAAPNETEHVSAKYAEDLVNYTNLRRHLDQQGLSHIKISTNVGVTPTADPSSSNPETQRKALEYLKSRVDITQALGGEIMMGPIIVPYAAFPEKPSSGKEPKKEYFWSDELQEQLKNRYDNARPILNELGKYAETKKVKLAIEPITHWETPAPNKLSQLIQFLGGVQSKQVGVVIDSAHEILDGDGPEIFKTQVEHLAREGRLHYIQISPPDRGAVHTSWIPWQSFLEPIVPVYKGPFSIEVFNAIPEFQELLRLTRRKFWIPGEDSANAYPSAYQIAKSAIEITQKQLSKIQSK